The Pristiophorus japonicus isolate sPriJap1 chromosome 3, sPriJap1.hap1, whole genome shotgun sequence genome has a segment encoding these proteins:
- the drd6b gene encoding D(1C) dopamine receptor produces MLVCLAVMKFRHLRSKVTNFFVISLAVSDLCVAVLVMPWKALSQVAGYWLFGSFCHTWVAFDIMCSTASILNLCIISLDRYWAIASPFRYERKMTQRVAFVMIGVAWTLSILISFIPVQLDWHKAEAGRLQGSEGLGSPSTANCDSSLNRTYAISSSLISFYIPVAIMVGTYTRIYRIAQTQIRRISSLERAAEHAQGCQQPTADCPHEAALKTSFKKETKVLKTLSIIMGVFVFCWLPFFVLNCLVPFCEPRLSRAGQSPCVSELTFNIFVWFGWANSSLNPVIYAFNADFRKAFATILGCARFCPSNAVEAVNFSNELASYQHDTTLQKDVPAAAANAGSLPSQLAHSLNQPDEHRAPLDKVSFDKVSTISSAHSPGEHRDLLLPGGVQYECEAEVSLDTITALYR; encoded by the coding sequence ATGCTGGTCTGCCTGGCTGTCATGAAGTTCAGGCACTTGCGCTCGAAAGTCACCAATTTCTTCGTCATCTCGCTGGCGGTGTCGGACCTCTGCGTGGCGGTGCTCGTGATGCCCTGGAAAGCCCTGAGCCAGGTGGCCGGCTACTGGCTCTTCGGCTCCTTCTGTCACACCTGGGTGGCGTTTGACATCATGTGCTCCACAGCCTCCATCCTCAACCTGTGCATCATCAGCCTGGACAGGTACTGGGCCATCGCCAGCCCCTTCCGCTACGAGCGCAAGATGACCCAGCGGGTGGCTTTCGTGATGATCGGGGTGGCCTGGACCCTGTCCATCCTTATCTCCTTCATTCCCGTGCAACTCGACTGGCACAAGGCGGAGGCCGGCCGGCTGCAAGGGTCGGAGGGCCTGGGCAGCCCCAGCACGGCCAACTGCGACTCCAGCCTCAACAGGACGTACGCCATCTCCTCCTCCCTCATCAGCTTTTACATCCCGGTGGCCATCATGGTGGGCACCTACACGCGAATCTACCGCATCGCCCAGACCCAGATCCGCAGGATCTCCTCCCTGGAGAGGGCAGCGGAGCACGCCCAGGGCTGCCAGCAGCCTACTGCCGACTGCCCGCACGAAGCGGCGCTCAAGACCTCCTTCAAGAAGGAGACCAAGGTGCTCAAAACCCTCTCCATCATCATGGGGGTCTTCGTCTTTTGCTGGCTGCCTTTCTTCGTGCTGAACTGCCTGGTGCCCTTCTGCGAGCCGCGCCTCTCCCGAGCCGGGCAGTCTCCCTGTGTCAGCGAGCTCACCTTCAACATCTTCGTCTGGTTCGGCTGGGCCAACTCGTCGCTCAACCCCGTCATCTACGCCTTCAACGCCGACTTCAGGAAGGCTTTCGCCACCATCCTGGGCTGCGCCCGCTTCTGCCCCAGCAACGCGGTGGAGGCGGTCAACTTCAGCAACGAGCTGGCGTCCTACCAGCACGACACCACCCTGCAGAAGGACGTCCCGGCGGCCGCTGCCAATGccggcagcctgcccagccagctgGCCCACTCGCTCAACCAGCCCGACGAGCACCGGGCCCCCCTCGACAAGGTCTCCTTCGACAAGGTCTCCACCATTTCCTCGGCTCACAGCCCCGGGGAGCACAGGGACCTGCTGCTCCCGGGCGGCGTCCAGTACGAGTGCGAGGCAGAGGTCAGCCTGGACACCATCACTGCCCTTTACCGCTGA